Proteins encoded together in one Impatiens glandulifera chromosome 1, dImpGla2.1, whole genome shotgun sequence window:
- the LOC124922756 gene encoding cyclin-dependent protein kinase inhibitor SMR6-like, giving the protein MEFHTDVGNIWAMAGLIIPHMRNDHEILKPTVTVPSPAAVVAPEKKRKDRGDDDDDNDDDEVVPTTPQSEEARIPIKLECPPAPKRRKPVIISQAYSRRRLFVSPPDLNTVFIPIRRVGGMRICKI; this is encoded by the coding sequence ATGGAGTTTCATACCGATGTTGGAAACATATGGGCAATGGCTGGATTAATAATACCACACATGAGAAATGATCATGAAATACTAAAACCGACAGTTACTGTCCCATCGCCGGCGGCGGTGGTGGCGCCGGAGAAGAAAAGGAAAGACCgtggtgatgatgatgatgataatgatgatgatgaagtaGTGCCCACAACGCCGCAATCGGAAGAAGCGAGGATTCCGATCAAATTGGAGTGTCCGCCGGCGCCGAAGAGGAGGAAGCCGGTGATAATATCTCAGGCTTATAGTCGCCGGCGACTATTTGTCTCTCCGCCGGACTTGAACACTGTATTTATTCCGATCCGGCGAGTTGGTGGTATGAGGATTTGCAAGATATAA